Proteins found in one Silene latifolia isolate original U9 population unplaced genomic scaffold, ASM4854445v1 scaffold_20.1, whole genome shotgun sequence genomic segment:
- the LOC141638381 gene encoding puromycin-sensitive aminopeptidase-like: protein MARLVLPSRCSVLSKTSFLGLVSSSPLQGLCRVAPVQRSAKCLSTYRRISSLKAALQRTRRFPYSSLYRSKEVKGRLICSVATEPLPKEAEELNMEAPKEFFLKDYKKPDYYFDTVDLKFLLDEEKTLVFSKITVLPGVEGSSPSPLNLVGGDLKLISIKVNGNDLKEGDFNVDSRHLSIASPPSGTFTLEIVTEIYPQSNTSLEGLYKSSGNFCTQCEAEGFRKITFFQDRPDIMAKYTVRIEADKSKYPVLLSNGNLIGQGDIEGGKHFAIWEDPFKKPCYLFALVAGSLESRDDTFVTRSGREVSLRIWTPSEDLPKTAHAMYSLKAAMKWDEDVFGLEYDLDLFNIVAVPDFNMGAMENKSLNIFNSKLVLASPETATDVDYAAILGVIGHEYFHNWTGNRVTCRDWFQLSLKEGLTVFRDQEFSSDMGSRTVKRIADVSKLRNFQYPQDAGPMAHPVRPHSYIKMDNFYTVTVYEKGAEVVRMYKTLLGSEGFRKGMDLYFKRHDGQAVTCEDFYSAMRDANNADFSNFLLWYSQAGTPNVKVTSSYDAEKKTFTLNFSQEVPPTPGQSVKEPMFIPVAVGLLDSHGNDIPLSSVYHDGKFESLSSNGQPTYTTVLRVTKKEEIFVFSDISEKPVPSLLRGFSAPIRLESDTSDDDLFFLLAHDSDEFNRWEAGQILGRKLMLSLVADFQQNKPLVLNEKFVNGLKCILGDKNLDKEFIAKAITLPSEREIMDLMDVADPDAVHEVRTFIRKQLALQLKSEFLSTVEENRCSEQYVFDHPNMARRALKNIALAYIACLDDPKCAELVLNEYKTATNMSDQFGALTAISQNPGKVRDEILSDFYDKWQNDFLVVNKWFTLQAMSDIPGNVENVKKLLEHPAFDLRNPNKVYSLIGGFCGSLVNFHAKDGSGYKFLGDLVVQLDKINPQVASRMVSSLSRWKRYDETRQTLAKVQLEKILSCNGLSENVFEIASKSLAD from the exons ATGGCTCGGTTGGTTCTACCTAGTAGATGTTCAGTTTTATCCAAGACAAGTTTTTTGGGATTGGTTTCATCTTCTCCT CTACAGGGTTTGTGTCGAGTCGCACCAGTTCAACGTTCAGCCAAGTGTCTCTCTACCTATAGAAGGATCTCTAGTTTGAAG GCTGCGCTGCAAAGGACCCGTCGTTTCCCATATTCATCCCTATAT AGGAGTAAGGAGGTCAAAGGAAGGCTTATCTGCTCAGTTGCAACTGAACCGTTGCCAAAGGAAGCTGAAGAATTGAACATGGAAGCTCCTAAAGAATTTTTCCTGAAGGACTACAAGAAGCCTGATTACTATTTTGATACT GTGGATTTGAAATTTTTGTTGGACGAAGAAAAGACCCTTGTGTTTTCAAAAATTACCGTCCTCCCCGGAGTTGAAG GTTCTTCCCCATCTCCTTTGAACTTGGTCGGCGGTGATCTAAAGCTAATCTCCATCAAAGTTAATGGGAATGATCTAAAG GAGGGAGATTTTAATGTTGATTCACGTCATCTGTCGATCGCATCCCCTCCTAGTGGTACATTCACTTTGGAAATTGTTACTGAGATATACCCTCAAAGCAACACATCACTAGAG GGTTTATACAAATCCTCTGGTAATTTCTGCACTCAATGTGAAGCAGAGGGTTTCCGGAAAATAACCTTTTTTCAG GATCGTCCTGATATCATGGCAAAATATACCGTTCGTATTGAAGCTGATAAGTCCAAGTATCCAGTCTTGTTATCCAATGGAAATCTTATTGGTCAAGGAGATATTGAG GGTGGGAAACATTTCGCCATTTGGGAGGATCCCTTCAAGAAGCCATGCTATTTGTTTGCATTAGTTGCTGGCTCGCTGGAGAGCAGAGATGACACATTTGTTACTCGTTCTGGACGCGAGGTTTCTCTTAGGATATGGACCCCCTCTGAAGACTTGCCTAAGACGGCTCATGCCATGTATTCTCTCAAGGCTGCAATGAAGTGGGATGAAGAT GTATTTGGGTTAGAGTATGACTTGGATCTTTTTAATATTGTCGCAGTTCCAGACTTCAATAT GGGAGCTATGGAAAACAAGAGTTTGAAT ATATTCAATTCTAAGCTTGTTTTGGCATCTCCAGAAACGGCTACCGATGTAGATTATGCTGCAATTTTGGGTGTGATTGGTCATGAG TATTTCCACAACTGGACTGGAAACAG AGTAACATGCCGCGACTGGTTTCAGCTCAGCTTGAAGGAAGGGCTAACTGTTTTCCGTGATCAG GAATTTTCCTCGGACATGGGAAGTCGCACTGTAAAACGGATTGCTGATGTTTCAAAGCTTCGAAATTTTCAGTACCCTCAG GATGCTGGTCCCATGGCTCATCCTGTTCGTCCACACTCATACATCAAG ATGGACAATTTCTACACTG TCACG GTGTATGAAAAG GGAGCAGAAGTTGTCAGGATGTATAAAACCTTGTTGGGAAGCGAAGGGTTCCGGAAG GGTATGGATTTGTACTTTAAGAGACATGACGGACAAGCAGTAACATGTGAAGATTTCTACTCTGCTATGAGAGATGCAAATAATGCAGATTTCTCAAATTTCTTACTTTG GTACTCGCAAGCTGGGACACCTAATGTAAAAGTAACCTCGTCTTATGATGCCGAGAAGAAGACATTTACCTTAAATTTCAG CCAAGAGGTTCCACCAACTCCTGGGCAATCAGTTAAAGAGCCCATGTTTATTCCAGTTGCTGTCGGTTTGCTGGACTCTCATGGAAATGACATTCCGTTATCATCTGTTTATCATGATGGAAAATTTGAGTCTTTGTCTTCCAATGGTCAACCTACTTACACTACTGTTCTCCGTGTAACAAAG AAAGAAGAAATATTTGTATTTTCTGATATCTCTGAGAAGCCAGTTCCTTCTTTATTAAGGGGCTTCAGTGCACCTATCCGTCTTGAATCTGATACATCTGATGATGACCTGTTTTTCCTCCTTGCCCATGATTCTGATGAATTCAACCG TTGGGAGGCTGGTCAGATTCTGGGCAGGAAGTTGATGCTGAGCTTAGTTGCAGACTTCCAACAAAATAAGCCTTTGGTCTTAAACGAAAAATTTGTCAATGGTCTCAAATGCATTCTTGGTGACAAAAATTTGGATAAA GAATTCATTGCAAAGGCTATAACTCTTCCTAGTGAAAGGGAGATCATGGATTTGATGGATGTAGCAGATCCTGATGCTGTTCATGAAGTCCGAACTTTCATCAGAAAGCAGCTTGCGTTGCAGCTAAAATCCGAGTTTCTCAGCACG GTTGAAGAAAACAGATGTTCTGAGCAATATGTATTTGACCATCCCAATATGGCTAGACGTGCACTAAAGAATATTGCACTTG CATATATTGCATGTCTCGATGATCCAAAATGCGCCGAACTTGTACTGAATGAGTATAAAACAGCAACAAACATGAGTGATCAATTTGGAGCTCTGACAGCCATTTCCCAGAACCCAGGGAAAGTTCGGGATGAAATTCTGTCTGACTTCTATGACAAGTGGCAGAATGACTTTTTG GTTGTGAACAAGTGGTTCACACTTCAAGCAATGTCGGACATTCCTGGCAATGTTGAGAACGTTAAGAAGCTCTTGGAACATCCAGCATTTGACCTTCGCAATCCAAACAAG GTCTATTCGTTGATCGGAGGCTTTTGTGGATCGCTTGTAAATTTCCATGCAAAGGATGGATCGGGATATAAGTTTTTGGGAGATTTGGTAGTTCAGCTAGATAAAATTAACCCTCAG GTGGCTTCAAGGATGGTGTCGTCTTTATCTCGATGGAAGCGTTATGATGAGACCAGGCAAACCCTTGCAAAG GTTCAGCTGGAGAAGATATTGTCCTGCAATGGACTTTCGGAGAACGTTTTTGAGATTGCCTCAAAGAGCTTGGCAGATTAG